A part of Lujinxingia sediminis genomic DNA contains:
- the rplU gene encoding 50S ribosomal protein L21, with product MHAVIRTGGKQYRVKPGDEFNIEKIADAEKGGTITFDEVLAVGEGDDITIGAPLVEGASVVASVVVGEGRARKVIIFKKKRRKGYRVKRGHRQPFTRIKIKEVNAG from the coding sequence ATGCACGCTGTGATCCGTACGGGCGGTAAGCAGTACCGCGTCAAGCCGGGCGACGAGTTCAACATCGAAAAGATCGCCGACGCCGAAAAGGGCGGCACGATCACCTTTGACGAAGTTCTGGCCGTGGGCGAAGGCGACGATATCACCATCGGTGCCCCCCTGGTTGAAGGCGCCTCGGTGGTGGCTTCGGTGGTCGTCGGCGAAGGCCGCGCCCGCAAAGTCATCATTTTCAAGAAGAAGCGTCGCAAGGGCTACCGCGTCAAGCGCGGGCATCGTCAGCCTTTCACTCGCATCAAGATCAAAGAAGTCAACGCCGGCTGA
- a CDS encoding TrmH family RNA methyltransferase, which translates to MAVAQKRVDFAYSDPLDVGRLLEMEEELTMSSAEVVALLKEHISERRRDRIDEVVASRCKSIVPVLDGIFDTGNIAAVLRTAEGLGAMSAHMIDTQPVKKVSARVTQGADKWVDMTTWTDPAACVGALQEQGYQVVATHLEAAVPLETIDFTRPTAIVLGNERDGVCEEVARAADYRCIIPMRGFVQSFNISVAGALSMYEAARQRQEKLGKVGDLSEQEQQILKAVYYLRAVNQGDRLVTRLLAAGA; encoded by the coding sequence ATGGCAGTAGCGCAAAAACGAGTCGACTTTGCATATTCCGATCCGCTGGATGTGGGGCGTCTGTTGGAGATGGAGGAGGAGCTCACGATGAGCTCCGCCGAGGTGGTGGCGTTGCTCAAGGAGCATATCTCCGAGCGTCGCCGCGATCGCATCGACGAGGTGGTGGCCTCACGCTGCAAGTCGATCGTGCCGGTGCTCGACGGGATCTTTGATACCGGCAACATCGCCGCGGTGCTGCGCACCGCCGAGGGTTTGGGGGCGATGAGCGCGCATATGATCGATACCCAGCCTGTTAAAAAGGTCTCCGCGCGGGTGACCCAGGGGGCCGATAAATGGGTGGATATGACAACCTGGACCGATCCGGCTGCGTGTGTGGGCGCGCTTCAGGAGCAGGGCTATCAGGTGGTGGCCACCCATCTGGAGGCGGCGGTGCCGCTGGAGACGATCGACTTTACGCGGCCCACGGCGATCGTGCTTGGAAACGAGCGTGACGGGGTCTGCGAGGAGGTCGCCCGGGCGGCCGATTACCGCTGCATCATTCCGATGCGTGGCTTTGTTCAGAGCTTTAACATCTCGGTGGCCGGGGCGCTGTCGATGTATGAGGCGGCGCGCCAGCGTCAGGAGAAGTTGGGGAAGGTGGGGGACTTAAGCGAGCAGGAGCAGCAGATTCTCAAGGCTGTGTATTACCTGCGGGCGGTCAATCAGGGGGATCGCCTGGTGACGCGTCTGCTGGCGGCCGGCGCGTGA
- a CDS encoding beta-ketoacyl synthase N-terminal-like domain-containing protein, whose translation MASRDEKKTLVEMLRWRAAHEGDAAAYIFLEDGEREGARLSFAELDRRARAIAARLQKTTRPGERALILYPPSLDYVASFFGCLYAGVIAVPAYPPNPTRLQRTLPRLQAIVDDARATVALTTEMIAQMADFLAMQSPGLGKLSWIATDVLEADEAALASWTAPLIDEESLAFLQYTSGSTGSPKGVMLDHRTLLKNETLIELGYRAKPDDVIVSWLPLYHDMGLIGGVLLPVFNGCSSVLMSPLDFLKKPQRWLEAFTKYKGTLSAAPNFAFDLCVRRVPEDVRDGLDLSSWEVACNGAEPVRMETQARFSDYFAPSGFQPGAFSPSYGLAEVGLLVSTPERMVEPVELEVEGTMWPSCGRPVGDFEVRIVHPDTLEVCDEGEVGEIWLAGGSVARGYWERPEVNREVFGARLHGSDQTYLRTGDLGAMVGGELVVTGRLKDLIVIRGANHYPQDLEATVEGVDAALRPGCGAAFAWTVEGEERLVVVHELEKDAVERAPHLIEAVRAALVATHEVNPFDVVLIKARSIEKTSSGKIQRRATRNAYEAGTLEVVASARELAEAGEPVAAAPEEAVGAPKEERSEAVSEAPHVRAVGEVARWLRVRVAEEAGVSEMTVSLRSPFANYGLGSAEAVGLVGELEEAFGVSLAATTLYDFPTIAQLARHVEMMRADATSSPRATPADAATSQPARRTSATGQEGAVAIVGMACRFPAAEGVEAFWHLLSEGKSGITEVPAWRWKKEDYLEATAVGFDVMVTPRAGFVDGVEAFDASFFGISPREARAMDPQQRLMMEVAWHALEDAGFNAELLSGSRTGVFVGQSGSDFARLYQGAAVRAGTGLSASITANRLSYAWDLRGPSQTVDTACSSSLVALDQAVLNLRAGRCDQAVVGGVNAIFDPQVSVAFSQAGMLSPDGLCKTFDAGANGYVRGEGCGAVVLKRLEDAVAAGDRIWAVVRGVAVNQDGQTNGLTAPNGHAQQAVIRQAWEDAGVDPALAGYVEAHGTGTELGDAIEARSLQTVFGAGRSSGAATVALGSVKTNVGHLEAAAGMAGLIKTALMLSQKTIAPHLNFERPNPACELDGSALDVVTEARHWELAEGQARRAGLSGFGFGGTNVHVVIEEAPASSARADVAQPGLSAYERRRFWPNADQMLDRLAALKDED comes from the coding sequence GTGGCGAGTCGAGACGAGAAGAAGACGCTGGTCGAGATGCTGCGCTGGCGCGCGGCACATGAGGGCGACGCCGCGGCGTACATCTTTTTGGAAGATGGAGAGCGGGAGGGCGCGCGGCTGAGCTTTGCAGAGCTCGATCGCCGCGCCCGGGCGATCGCCGCGCGACTTCAGAAAACGACCCGGCCGGGAGAGCGCGCGCTGATCCTTTATCCGCCCTCGCTCGATTATGTCGCCTCGTTTTTTGGCTGCCTCTACGCCGGGGTGATCGCGGTGCCGGCCTACCCGCCCAATCCGACGCGTTTGCAGCGTACGCTGCCGCGGCTCCAGGCGATTGTCGATGATGCGCGTGCCACCGTGGCGCTGACCACCGAGATGATCGCACAGATGGCCGACTTCCTGGCGATGCAGTCGCCCGGGCTGGGCAAGCTGAGTTGGATCGCCACCGATGTGCTCGAGGCCGATGAGGCCGCGCTCGCCAGCTGGACGGCGCCCCTGATCGACGAGGAGTCGCTGGCCTTTTTGCAGTACACCTCCGGCTCCACGGGGAGCCCCAAAGGGGTGATGCTTGATCATCGGACGCTGCTCAAGAATGAGACGTTGATCGAGCTCGGATATCGCGCCAAACCCGACGATGTGATCGTCAGCTGGCTGCCTCTCTACCATGATATGGGATTGATTGGCGGGGTGTTGCTGCCGGTGTTCAACGGTTGCTCCAGCGTGCTGATGTCACCGCTCGACTTTTTGAAAAAGCCGCAGCGCTGGCTGGAGGCGTTTACAAAGTATAAGGGAACGCTCTCCGCAGCGCCGAACTTCGCCTTCGACCTGTGTGTGCGACGTGTGCCCGAAGATGTGCGCGACGGCCTCGATCTTTCGAGCTGGGAGGTGGCCTGCAACGGGGCGGAGCCGGTGCGCATGGAAACCCAGGCGCGTTTCTCCGACTATTTTGCGCCCTCGGGCTTTCAGCCCGGGGCATTCTCCCCCTCGTACGGTCTGGCCGAGGTGGGGCTTCTGGTCTCGACGCCGGAGCGGATGGTCGAGCCGGTGGAGCTTGAGGTTGAGGGGACGATGTGGCCGAGCTGCGGCCGGCCGGTGGGCGATTTCGAGGTGCGCATCGTCCACCCCGACACCCTCGAGGTTTGCGATGAGGGGGAGGTCGGGGAAATCTGGCTTGCCGGGGGAAGCGTGGCGCGGGGGTACTGGGAGCGCCCGGAGGTGAATCGGGAGGTCTTTGGCGCGCGGCTGCACGGGAGCGATCAGACCTACCTTCGTACAGGCGATCTGGGGGCCATGGTGGGCGGGGAGCTCGTGGTGACCGGGAGGCTCAAAGATCTGATCGTGATCCGCGGCGCGAACCATTACCCGCAAGATCTGGAGGCGACCGTCGAGGGTGTGGACGCGGCGCTTCGGCCGGGGTGTGGCGCGGCCTTTGCGTGGACGGTCGAGGGCGAAGAGCGCCTGGTGGTGGTGCATGAGCTCGAGAAAGACGCCGTCGAGCGCGCTCCACACCTTATCGAAGCGGTGCGGGCGGCGCTGGTCGCCACGCACGAGGTCAACCCCTTTGATGTGGTGCTGATCAAGGCGCGCAGCATTGAGAAGACCTCCAGCGGAAAGATCCAACGGCGCGCCACGCGTAACGCCTATGAGGCCGGGACGCTTGAGGTGGTGGCCTCGGCCCGGGAGCTTGCTGAGGCCGGTGAGCCGGTTGCGGCTGCGCCGGAAGAGGCAGTCGGAGCGCCGAAGGAAGAGCGCAGCGAGGCGGTCAGCGAAGCGCCTCACGTGCGTGCGGTGGGCGAAGTTGCGCGCTGGCTTCGCGTGCGGGTCGCCGAAGAAGCGGGTGTCTCGGAGATGACAGTGAGTCTGCGCTCGCCATTTGCCAACTACGGCCTGGGCTCGGCCGAGGCGGTGGGGCTTGTGGGAGAGCTTGAAGAGGCGTTCGGTGTGAGCCTTGCGGCCACCACACTCTATGATTTTCCGACGATTGCGCAGCTCGCGCGTCATGTGGAGATGATGCGCGCGGACGCGACCTCCTCGCCACGCGCGACGCCAGCCGATGCAGCAACTTCGCAGCCTGCTCGACGCACTTCCGCCACGGGGCAGGAGGGCGCGGTGGCCATCGTCGGGATGGCGTGTCGCTTCCCCGCGGCCGAGGGCGTGGAGGCGTTCTGGCACCTTCTGAGCGAGGGCAAAAGCGGCATCACCGAGGTGCCCGCCTGGCGCTGGAAAAAAGAAGATTATCTGGAAGCGACGGCGGTGGGCTTTGACGTGATGGTCACCCCGCGCGCGGGCTTCGTCGACGGCGTGGAGGCCTTTGATGCCTCCTTCTTCGGGATTTCGCCCCGGGAAGCGCGGGCGATGGACCCGCAGCAGCGCCTGATGATGGAGGTGGCCTGGCACGCGCTGGAAGACGCGGGCTTTAACGCCGAGTTGCTGTCGGGAAGTCGTACCGGGGTCTTTGTCGGGCAGAGCGGCAGCGATTTTGCGCGCCTCTATCAGGGCGCGGCGGTGCGGGCCGGCACCGGGCTTTCGGCCAGTATTACTGCCAACCGTTTGTCGTACGCCTGGGACTTGCGCGGGCCGAGTCAGACGGTGGACACGGCGTGCTCGTCGAGCCTTGTGGCGCTGGATCAGGCGGTGCTCAACCTGCGTGCCGGCCGCTGCGACCAGGCGGTGGTGGGCGGCGTCAACGCCATCTTCGACCCGCAGGTTTCGGTGGCCTTCTCCCAGGCCGGGATGCTCTCGCCGGATGGTCTTTGCAAAACCTTTGATGCCGGCGCCAACGGCTATGTGCGCGGCGAGGGGTGCGGGGCGGTGGTGCTCAAACGCCTGGAGGATGCGGTGGCTGCCGGGGACCGGATCTGGGCGGTAGTGCGCGGTGTTGCGGTCAACCAGGATGGTCAGACCAACGGGCTGACGGCACCCAACGGGCACGCTCAGCAGGCGGTGATTCGACAGGCCTGGGAGGACGCCGGAGTTGATCCGGCGCTCGCAGGCTACGTGGAGGCACACGGCACCGGCACCGAGCTCGGTGATGCGATCGAGGCCCGGAGTCTGCAGACGGTCTTCGGCGCCGGGCGATCGAGCGGGGCAGCCACGGTTGCGCTGGGGTCGGTGAAGACCAATGTCGGCCACCTGGAGGCTGCCGCCGGTATGGCCGGTCTTATCAAGACTGCGCTGATGCTCTCGCAGAAGACGATCGCGCCGCATCTGAACTTTGAGCGACCCAACCCGGCCTGTGAGCTCGACGGGAGCGCGCTGGACGTTGTGACTGAGGCTCGCCACTGGGAGTTGGCTGAGGGGCAGGCGCGTCGCGCGGGCTTGAGCGGCTTTGGCTTTGGCGGCACCAACGTGCACGTGGTCATCGAGGAGGCGCCGGCGTCGTCGGCGCGCGCCGACGTTGCGCAGCCGGGGCTGAGCGCGTATGAGCGCCGTCGTTTCTGGCCGAATGCCGACCAGATGTTGGATCGGCTGGCCGCACTGAAGGATGAGGATTGA
- a CDS encoding OmpA family protein: MNKRWVGWMLLVGAMGAAVPVGAQEVGELPELQVQRFRPAPGVGDYLSVFGSAVAPHLQWQVGGFFNYADDPVQIAAIDAPEKRTLAYQTQLDVMGSVGLWDRAEVGLVLPWTVLQRSEELQPLLPPGASSTDSLTRSALNDWRLTAKYQVLGLDSSKVGLAIIGGLSIPVGNEEALAGDGGVGAEALVAADYVVFDGIRLGANLGFRYRPGQRIIRQNVIGNEILWGLAAHAPFLTERLDILAEISGAVGVASKEEPLRGIAPGEVPAEIMGALRYRVAEGWTATGGLGAGLSDGIGSPDWRVFFGIGGQWVTGGWWQVDYASPSFRAEIDPCDPHYLDQRGRRLRLEREDCPDLEPEPDLEEQTALLDAPVEERRRPVPPPAPAPEPPRINPERAMVRQGAIIITEQVNFETGSANIAQESFGILNDVADLMVRIPAIELVRVEGHTDSVGRADRNLALSQDRADSVKAYLVERGVAAERLESVGYGQSRPVADNGTAEGRALNRRVEFNILEMGDE, from the coding sequence ATGAACAAGCGCTGGGTTGGGTGGATGCTGTTGGTGGGGGCAATGGGCGCTGCGGTGCCGGTCGGGGCGCAGGAGGTCGGGGAGTTGCCCGAGCTTCAGGTGCAGCGCTTTCGTCCTGCGCCGGGTGTGGGCGATTACTTGAGCGTGTTCGGCAGTGCGGTCGCTCCCCATTTGCAGTGGCAGGTGGGCGGGTTCTTTAACTACGCCGACGACCCGGTGCAGATCGCCGCGATCGATGCACCTGAGAAGCGCACTCTGGCATACCAGACTCAGCTCGATGTGATGGGCAGCGTGGGGTTGTGGGACCGGGCTGAGGTCGGGTTGGTGCTTCCCTGGACGGTGTTGCAACGCAGTGAAGAGTTGCAGCCGCTGCTGCCGCCCGGGGCATCGAGCACCGATAGCCTCACGCGCAGCGCGCTCAATGACTGGCGACTGACGGCGAAGTACCAGGTGTTGGGGCTTGATTCGTCGAAGGTGGGGCTTGCGATCATCGGCGGACTCTCCATCCCGGTGGGTAATGAAGAGGCGTTGGCCGGCGATGGTGGCGTGGGCGCTGAAGCCCTGGTTGCGGCGGATTATGTGGTCTTCGACGGCATCCGCCTGGGTGCCAACCTGGGATTTCGCTATCGCCCCGGCCAGCGCATCATCCGCCAGAATGTGATCGGCAACGAGATATTATGGGGGCTCGCCGCGCACGCGCCTTTTTTGACGGAGCGGCTGGATATTCTCGCAGAGATCAGCGGTGCGGTCGGCGTGGCCAGCAAAGAGGAGCCTTTGCGTGGCATCGCTCCGGGGGAGGTGCCAGCTGAGATTATGGGGGCGCTTCGCTACCGCGTCGCCGAGGGTTGGACGGCCACCGGCGGTCTGGGCGCAGGGCTCAGTGACGGGATCGGATCGCCGGACTGGCGTGTCTTCTTCGGCATTGGCGGGCAGTGGGTCACCGGCGGTTGGTGGCAGGTCGACTACGCGAGCCCCAGCTTCCGCGCGGAGATTGACCCCTGTGATCCGCACTATCTCGATCAGCGCGGTCGCCGCTTGAGGCTGGAGCGTGAAGACTGCCCCGACCTGGAGCCGGAGCCGGACCTTGAGGAACAGACGGCGTTGCTCGATGCGCCTGTGGAGGAGCGACGTCGCCCGGTGCCGCCACCTGCGCCTGCGCCCGAACCGCCGCGTATCAATCCGGAGCGGGCGATGGTGCGTCAGGGGGCGATCATCATCACGGAGCAGGTCAACTTCGAGACGGGCAGTGCCAACATCGCGCAGGAGAGTTTTGGCATTCTCAATGATGTGGCCGATTTGATGGTGCGCATCCCGGCCATTGAGCTGGTGCGGGTGGAGGGCCACACCGACAGTGTGGGGCGCGCGGATCGCAACCTGGCGTTGAGTCAGGATCGCGCCGACTCGGTCAAGGCTTACCTGGTGGAGCGCGGTGTGGCTGCCGAGAGGCTGGAGTCGGTGGGCTACGGCCAGTCGCGACCGGTGGCTGATAACGGCACAGCCGAAGGGCGAGCGCTGAACCGACGCGTGGAGTTCAATATCCTGGAGATGGGAGACGAATGA
- the rpmA gene encoding 50S ribosomal protein L27: MAHKKGQGSSRNGRDSNAQRRGVKKFGGEQVIAGNIIVRQLGTKFHPGRNVALGRDYTLFATADGVVKFETRAGKRKFVSVYPIDEAAAE; encoded by the coding sequence ATGGCTCATAAAAAAGGTCAAGGTAGTTCGCGTAACGGTCGCGACTCCAACGCGCAACGGCGCGGCGTTAAGAAGTTCGGTGGTGAGCAGGTGATCGCCGGCAACATCATCGTGCGCCAGCTCGGCACGAAGTTCCACCCGGGGCGCAACGTCGCACTGGGCCGCGACTACACCCTCTTCGCCACCGCCGACGGCGTGGTGAAGTTCGAGACCCGCGCCGGCAAGCGCAAGTTCGTCTCGGTCTACCCGATCGATGAAGCCGCCGCCGAATAA
- a CDS encoding sialidase family protein → MTLGGWERKECQRRGWGLMGLLSAVALALMMPACTTEQTRVELSEVGVPPGGAVAAVVHVGEGDDAMIAAVGDDALFVRGLDDAAWSSFEGRWPRRLNNAGLDLFDGVWAGMRRGQYQAADYVASSGGLLWLVAVPAANQPTRLLYSRDLGRSWLHAPLPGPLSETVRVTRADTAPRLRLLSPDDGQVYLTDGRGLWLWSPESESEVSARGWQRISLGGVDFEGEDGREELLPATLRHYLPATADRPYELLTVLRDRLLIYRREADADAWMLTGSVAAIDRALVSSPDQQEVYLLDRARLYRNSSVGELWEPVEVVRHSLEPQGNSAMLLRADDDAAAGYVLLIAGDRGTIWRSEDAGATWEETRERDPDGRGITHLSAGTGDDVVWAATRGQGVLRSDDGGKNWKSLNEGLNGARTYAVGFDARGQMLVGSDAGLFRRLAGAGEERWQQVHDRATSAVMVNPRSDQLISGTLGGSVLVHDLNGQVRSSEAAPLGRADDVIFRPVHLDGVELPAAAIVAITARPGGQQLHAWSHQQGPLLSNDGGESWRRVRLGEAFRSALEGSVVSAVVLDRDGRTYMVSRPLNPNRPTQLWRSGDGGETWQSLYSFMENDAESPLRLAQLPWRETTTLVMVHGGRVALSRDQAQSWVTVSGPWSGGEITGVGFDGEEMLLISDLPHVSELIRVRRPEEPGAAIVRHPLIWPGSSGLRADRALDLQVRQRAMAFNEAGRVFAGEVPRRRTSLPESMGVLVTVTLVIILTSLSFAFLKTRRYR, encoded by the coding sequence ATGACCCTCGGTGGCTGGGAGCGTAAGGAGTGTCAGCGCCGCGGGTGGGGGCTCATGGGGCTGTTGAGTGCGGTGGCCCTGGCGCTGATGATGCCGGCGTGTACTACCGAGCAGACCCGCGTGGAGCTCAGTGAGGTGGGGGTGCCACCGGGGGGAGCGGTGGCTGCGGTGGTGCACGTCGGGGAGGGCGATGATGCGATGATCGCTGCGGTGGGGGATGATGCACTCTTTGTTCGTGGTCTGGACGATGCGGCATGGAGCAGCTTTGAGGGGCGTTGGCCCCGGCGCCTTAACAACGCGGGGCTCGACCTCTTCGACGGGGTCTGGGCCGGGATGCGGCGTGGCCAGTATCAGGCTGCTGACTACGTCGCGTCATCCGGGGGGCTGTTGTGGCTGGTGGCGGTGCCGGCGGCCAACCAACCCACCCGCTTGCTCTACAGCCGAGACCTGGGACGAAGCTGGCTTCATGCGCCGCTGCCGGGGCCTCTCAGTGAGACAGTTCGAGTCACACGCGCCGACACAGCGCCTCGTTTACGCCTGCTCTCTCCCGATGATGGTCAGGTCTACCTGACGGATGGACGCGGGCTGTGGCTCTGGTCACCGGAGTCTGAGAGCGAGGTCAGCGCTCGGGGCTGGCAACGCATCAGCCTGGGCGGTGTTGATTTTGAAGGCGAAGACGGTCGAGAGGAGTTGCTGCCCGCCACGCTTCGTCATTATCTGCCGGCCACCGCCGATCGTCCCTACGAGTTGCTGACGGTGTTGCGTGACCGTTTGTTGATTTACAGGCGCGAAGCAGATGCCGATGCCTGGATGCTCACCGGCAGCGTGGCGGCGATCGACCGGGCGCTGGTGAGCAGTCCCGATCAGCAGGAGGTTTATCTGCTGGACCGCGCCCGGCTCTACCGTAACAGCAGCGTCGGGGAGTTGTGGGAGCCGGTCGAGGTGGTGCGGCATTCGCTGGAGCCTCAGGGCAATAGCGCCATGCTTCTGCGTGCCGACGACGATGCCGCGGCGGGCTACGTGCTTTTGATCGCCGGTGATCGTGGCACCATCTGGCGCAGTGAAGACGCCGGCGCGACCTGGGAGGAGACCCGGGAGCGCGACCCGGATGGCCGTGGCATCACTCACCTGAGCGCGGGCACCGGGGATGATGTTGTGTGGGCGGCCACCCGGGGGCAGGGGGTGCTACGCAGCGACGATGGGGGCAAGAACTGGAAGTCGCTCAATGAGGGGCTCAATGGCGCGCGAACGTATGCGGTGGGCTTTGACGCGCGAGGCCAGATGCTGGTGGGGTCCGATGCGGGGCTTTTTCGCCGGCTGGCAGGTGCGGGGGAGGAGCGCTGGCAGCAGGTTCACGATCGGGCGACCAGCGCGGTGATGGTTAATCCGCGCAGCGATCAGCTCATCAGCGGTACACTTGGCGGAAGCGTTCTGGTTCACGATCTCAACGGGCAGGTACGCAGCTCCGAGGCCGCGCCCCTGGGGCGCGCCGACGATGTGATCTTTCGGCCGGTGCACCTCGATGGGGTGGAGCTTCCGGCGGCGGCGATTGTGGCGATAACCGCACGTCCGGGGGGGCAGCAACTTCACGCGTGGTCGCATCAGCAGGGCCCGCTGCTCTCCAACGACGGCGGTGAGTCCTGGCGTCGGGTGAGACTGGGCGAGGCGTTCCGAAGCGCGCTGGAGGGTTCGGTGGTCAGCGCCGTGGTGCTTGATCGCGATGGTCGAACCTACATGGTCTCGCGTCCGCTCAATCCCAATCGGCCCACCCAGCTCTGGCGCTCGGGGGATGGGGGTGAAACCTGGCAGTCTCTTTATTCGTTTATGGAGAATGACGCAGAGTCACCGCTGAGGCTTGCGCAGCTTCCCTGGAGGGAGACGACGACCCTGGTGATGGTTCACGGCGGTCGCGTGGCGTTGAGTCGCGATCAGGCTCAGAGTTGGGTGACGGTCAGCGGCCCCTGGTCCGGTGGCGAAATCACCGGCGTGGGTTTTGATGGGGAGGAAATGCTGCTTATCAGCGATCTTCCGCATGTCAGTGAGCTGATTCGGGTGCGGAGGCCCGAGGAGCCCGGCGCCGCCATTGTGAGACATCCATTGATCTGGCCGGGCAGTTCCGGCCTGCGGGCTGATCGCGCGCTGGATCTTCAGGTGCGGCAGCGAGCGATGGCCTTCAATGAGGCCGGGCGTGTGTTTGCTGGCGAGGTCCCACGACGCCGCACCAGCCTGCCGGAGAGCATGGGGGTGCTGGTGACGGTGACCCTGGTGATCATTCTGACGTCGTTGAGTTTTGCGTTTTTGAAGACGCGGCGTTACCGCTGA
- the obgE gene encoding GTPase ObgE: MFVDEAKVEVRAGRGGDGALAFRREKFVPRGGPAGGDGGRGGSVIVRATHNANTLADYRHRRTVRAEDGRPGGGDNKTGRNGEDAFIEVPVGTLIHDVKTGELLADLMEDGEEFVVAKGGDGGQGNARFATSTNRAPRRHTPGFAGEERLLRLELKLIADIGLVGFPSVGKSTIISVISSARPKIADYPFTTIVPNLGVVKWKNLREFVVADIPGLIEGAHSGQGLGIQFLRHVERTNLLVHVLEVTPQLEDQPDGRDPIGDYEVIVDELKKFNPELLERPQMVVLNKIDLPYVADREEELRAHFEDELGLPFIAISAAAAINLDELKDRLGEAIVQGDFGEELEHWER; encoded by the coding sequence ATGTTCGTCGATGAAGCAAAGGTTGAAGTCCGTGCCGGACGCGGGGGCGACGGCGCCCTGGCGTTTCGCCGCGAAAAGTTTGTACCGCGCGGCGGACCGGCAGGCGGCGACGGAGGCCGCGGGGGCTCGGTGATCGTGCGCGCCACGCATAACGCCAACACCCTGGCCGACTACCGCCACCGCCGCACCGTGCGCGCTGAAGACGGCCGCCCCGGCGGCGGGGATAACAAGACCGGCCGCAATGGCGAGGACGCGTTTATCGAAGTCCCCGTCGGTACGCTCATCCACGACGTCAAGACCGGCGAGCTTTTGGCCGACCTGATGGAAGACGGCGAGGAGTTTGTGGTGGCCAAAGGTGGTGATGGTGGCCAGGGCAACGCCCGCTTTGCCACCAGCACCAACCGCGCTCCGCGTCGCCACACCCCGGGCTTTGCCGGCGAGGAGCGTCTGCTGCGCCTGGAGCTCAAGCTCATTGCCGATATCGGGCTTGTGGGCTTTCCCTCGGTGGGCAAGTCCACGATCATCTCGGTGATCTCCTCGGCCCGGCCCAAGATCGCCGACTACCCCTTCACCACCATCGTCCCCAACCTGGGTGTGGTGAAGTGGAAGAACCTCCGAGAGTTTGTCGTCGCCGACATCCCCGGTCTGATCGAGGGCGCGCACAGTGGACAGGGGCTGGGCATCCAGTTTCTGCGCCATGTTGAGCGCACCAACCTCCTGGTGCACGTCCTTGAGGTCACCCCCCAGCTTGAAGATCAGCCCGATGGGCGCGATCCGATCGGCGATTACGAGGTGATTGTCGACGAGCTCAAGAAGTTCAACCCGGAGCTCCTGGAGCGCCCGCAGATGGTGGTGCTCAACAAGATCGATCTTCCCTACGTGGCCGATCGCGAAGAGGAGCTTCGGGCCCACTTTGAGGACGAGCTCGGGCTTCCTTTCATCGCCATCTCGGCGGCGGCTGCCATCAACCTCGATGAGCTCAAAGATCGCCTGGGTGAGGCTATCGTCCAGGGAGATTTTGGCGAAGAGCTGGAGCACTGGGAACGATGA
- a CDS encoding c-type cytochrome domain-containing protein gives MIATHLRTPVPARTLSLLLIALSSLALSGCLPDPVDDENDTGIENDTGNDSGDEPDVEEDTEPDVDPADDFDPQFVEIAEIVRTTCAVATCHGSSPGDTDLLFGASESNLSYARIAEVFAEYETANGDLLIVPGDAEASYLHTAVTSEDIDVIMPSPPLPPLTGEQITLITDWINGGANYQ, from the coding sequence ATGATCGCAACGCATCTCCGCACCCCGGTGCCCGCGCGCACCCTCTCGCTGCTTCTGATCGCCCTCTCCTCGCTTGCCCTCAGCGGGTGCCTGCCCGATCCGGTCGACGATGAGAATGACACCGGCATCGAAAACGACACGGGCAACGACTCCGGCGACGAGCCCGATGTCGAGGAAGACACCGAGCCCGATGTCGATCCGGCCGATGATTTCGACCCGCAATTTGTAGAGATCGCCGAGATCGTGCGCACGACCTGCGCCGTGGCCACCTGTCACGGGTCGAGCCCGGGCGACACCGACCTGCTCTTCGGCGCCAGCGAATCCAACCTGAGCTACGCGCGCATCGCCGAGGTGTTTGCCGAGTATGAGACGGCCAACGGCGATCTGTTGATCGTACCGGGTGACGCCGAGGCCAGCTACCTTCACACGGCGGTCACCAGCGAGGACATCGACGTCATCATGCCCTCGCCGCCGCTTCCTCCGCTGACCGGTGAGCAGATCACGCTGATCACCGACTGGATCAATGGCGGAGCCAACTACCAATGA